A single window of Pyxidicoccus xibeiensis DNA harbors:
- a CDS encoding anthranilate synthase component I family protein, with product MNAPTPPPSAPDRAAFDALVTRGYNQVPVVRQLALGDLRPTDLLRALPAGHRFLLESTRVSAEGRYSFLGSRPFLRFSAKGGQCFLDDVPQPGEPLEVLRGLLRRWRGVRVPGVPLFQGGAVGFFAYEANHYFESLPSHPRDDLKLPDIALSFVDTFLAVDHQEGHLLAVATGAEWEDCVRRLDSLEARVRRAVPTQRPVPLPLQAPTVEYRSNFTQEAYLDAVERVREYIRAGDTYQVNLSQRLEVDFPGEPLALYELLSATNPVHFASYLEGDGFHVVSASPERLVRVEEGRALTRPIAGTRRRGTPEEEARFLHELRTSEKERAEHAMLVDLERNDLGRVCVYGTVQVSKLMEIVEYAHVLHIESEVTGRLAPGVEPLDVVGALFPGGTITGVPKIRTMELITELEPHARGLYTGSLGYLSFTGDLDLNIVIRTLVVKDGRAYAQVGGGIVHDSQPRQEFKETLNKARSQLLALSSAGSAG from the coding sequence ATGAACGCCCCGACCCCGCCACCCTCCGCACCCGACCGGGCCGCCTTCGACGCGCTCGTGACTCGCGGCTACAACCAGGTGCCGGTGGTGCGCCAACTGGCGCTCGGAGACCTCCGCCCGACGGACCTGCTGCGCGCCCTGCCCGCGGGGCACCGCTTCCTGCTGGAGAGCACCCGCGTCAGCGCCGAGGGGCGCTACTCCTTCCTCGGCTCGCGCCCCTTCCTCCGCTTCTCCGCGAAGGGCGGGCAGTGCTTCCTCGACGACGTGCCCCAGCCGGGCGAGCCGCTGGAGGTGCTGCGCGGCCTGCTGAGGCGCTGGCGCGGGGTGCGCGTCCCCGGCGTGCCGCTCTTCCAGGGGGGCGCCGTGGGCTTCTTCGCCTACGAGGCGAACCACTACTTCGAGTCCCTGCCCTCGCATCCGCGCGACGACCTGAAGCTGCCGGACATCGCCCTGTCCTTCGTGGACACCTTCCTGGCCGTGGACCACCAGGAAGGCCACCTGCTCGCCGTCGCCACCGGTGCGGAGTGGGAGGACTGCGTTCGGCGCCTGGACTCGCTGGAGGCCCGTGTGCGCCGGGCCGTCCCCACGCAGCGGCCCGTGCCCCTTCCTCTTCAGGCCCCCACGGTGGAGTACCGCTCCAACTTCACACAAGAGGCCTACCTGGACGCGGTGGAGCGCGTGCGCGAGTACATCCGCGCGGGAGACACCTACCAGGTCAATCTCTCGCAGCGGCTGGAGGTCGACTTCCCTGGCGAGCCGCTCGCGCTCTACGAGCTGCTGTCGGCCACGAACCCCGTCCACTTCGCCAGCTACCTCGAAGGGGACGGGTTCCACGTGGTGAGCGCCTCACCCGAGCGGCTGGTGCGCGTGGAGGAGGGCCGGGCCCTCACCCGCCCCATCGCCGGCACCCGGCGCAGGGGTACACCGGAGGAGGAAGCGCGGTTCCTCCACGAGCTGCGCACCAGTGAGAAGGAGCGCGCCGAGCACGCCATGCTCGTGGACCTGGAGCGCAACGACCTGGGCCGCGTGTGCGTCTACGGCACCGTGCAGGTGTCGAAGCTGATGGAAATCGTCGAGTACGCACACGTCCTCCACATCGAGTCGGAAGTCACGGGACGGCTCGCGCCGGGCGTGGAGCCGCTGGACGTGGTGGGCGCCCTGTTCCCCGGCGGCACGATTACGGGCGTGCCGAAGATTCGCACCATGGAGCTCATCACCGAGCTGGAGCCTCACGCGCGGGGGCTCTACACGGGCTCGCTCGGCTACCTGTCCTTCACGGGGGACCTGGACCTGAACATCGTCATCCGCACGCTGGTGGTGAAGGACGGCCGCGCCTATGCGCAGGTGGGCGGCGGCATCGTCCACGACTCGCAGCCGCGCCAGGAGTTCAAGGAGACGCTCAACAAGGCGCGCTCGCAGCTCCTCGCCCTGTCCTCCGCCGGGAGCGCGGGATGA
- a CDS encoding anthranilate synthase component II, with protein sequence MILLIDNFDSFTFNLVQALGALGAELKVVRNDAITVPEIEALRPAHIVISPGPCTPMEAGISLDVIRAFGGRVPLLGVCLGHQCLGQVFGARVVRAPVPVHGKTAEVEHTDQGVFQGLPQPFTAARYHSLVVEREGLPECLEVTAWHEGLIMGMRHRELPRLEGVQFHPESFLTPEGPRLLANFLESAR encoded by the coding sequence ATGATCCTCCTCATCGACAACTTCGACTCCTTCACCTTCAACCTCGTGCAGGCGCTCGGCGCGCTGGGCGCGGAGCTGAAGGTGGTGCGCAACGACGCCATCACCGTGCCGGAGATTGAAGCGCTCCGGCCCGCCCACATCGTCATCTCTCCCGGGCCCTGCACTCCCATGGAGGCGGGTATCTCCCTGGACGTCATCCGGGCCTTCGGAGGACGGGTACCGCTGCTCGGGGTATGCCTGGGGCACCAGTGCCTGGGCCAGGTCTTCGGCGCGCGGGTGGTGCGGGCGCCCGTGCCGGTGCACGGGAAGACGGCGGAGGTGGAGCACACGGACCAGGGCGTCTTCCAGGGCCTGCCCCAGCCCTTCACCGCCGCGCGCTACCACTCGCTGGTGGTGGAGCGGGAGGGCCTGCCGGAGTGCCTCGAGGTGACGGCCTGGCACGAGGGGCTCATCATGGGCATGCGGCACCGCGAGCTGCCGCGCCTGGAGGGCGTGCAGTTCCATCCCGAGTCCTTCCTCACGCCCGAGGGCCCCCGGCTGCTCGCCAACTTCCTGGAGTCAGCGCGCTGA
- a CDS encoding aminotransferase class IV, with product MFSTVAVDGEVRRWEDLRLQDFAQGFFFGAGFFTTFRIDGGVPLFLARHLARLEASLAAFPGAVRPPARQHLSEPSVRDTLRRCLASDAALGPGFTGVGKLSASDGHLLLTLRPPAPDAERLRREGRALDAVEHGAYRRAESTPNHKGLSYFRQYALMERLPLLGNEAGEVCELPTANLFFHLDGALVTPPLDAPCLPGIVRAMLLEAGHVAGLPVVERPVPLARLADASACFFTNSAVLATGVPRLLGRELPQSLALAEQARALIEAAARRES from the coding sequence ATGTTCTCCACGGTGGCGGTGGACGGAGAGGTGCGGCGCTGGGAGGACCTGCGCCTGCAGGACTTCGCGCAGGGCTTCTTCTTCGGCGCGGGCTTCTTCACCACCTTCCGCATCGACGGCGGCGTGCCCCTGTTCCTCGCGCGGCACCTCGCCCGGCTCGAAGCGAGCCTCGCGGCCTTCCCCGGCGCCGTCCGTCCCCCCGCGAGGCAACACCTGTCCGAGCCGTCCGTGCGCGACACGCTCCGCCGCTGCCTGGCGTCCGACGCCGCGCTCGGCCCGGGCTTCACCGGCGTCGGCAAGCTGTCCGCGAGCGATGGCCACCTGCTGCTCACCCTGCGCCCACCCGCGCCCGACGCCGAGCGCCTCCGCCGCGAGGGCCGCGCCCTGGACGCCGTGGAGCACGGCGCCTACCGGCGCGCGGAGTCCACGCCGAACCACAAGGGCCTCTCCTACTTCCGCCAGTACGCGCTGATGGAGCGCCTGCCCCTGCTGGGCAACGAGGCCGGCGAGGTCTGCGAGCTGCCCACCGCCAACCTCTTCTTCCACCTGGACGGCGCGCTCGTCACCCCGCCGCTGGACGCGCCGTGCCTGCCCGGCATCGTCCGCGCCATGCTCCTGGAGGCCGGGCACGTAGCGGGGCTCCCCGTCGTGGAGCGGCCGGTGCCCCTCGCACGCCTCGCGGACGCGAGCGCCTGCTTCTTCACCAACTCCGCCGTGCTGGCCACGGGCGTACCCCGCCTGCTCGGGCGCGAGCTGCCTCAGAGCCTCGCGCTGGCGGAGCAGGCCCGCGCCCTCATCGAAGCAGCGGCTCGGCGCGAGAGCTGA
- a CDS encoding pseudouridine synthase, translated as MVRRQKTPKWLEAARRRGPGEGSADWLARALGRAGVLPRAEAEVALREGRVEVDGRVEREPFAPVRPGQQVRVDGRVCALEAPVLALMFHKPAGPVVHGSDPEGVGTVFERLRAVLPETLSGYEWLAVGRLDRDTTGVLLFTNDERLVRHGTSPQTHLAKRYVARVEGQPAEATLQRLREGLVLEDGPTRPAGARLRAPDVVELTLTEGRHHQVKRMLAEVGHPVLALHREAVGGVVLDVPEGACRLLREEEVREGLGFRA; from the coding sequence ATGGTTCGGAGGCAGAAGACCCCGAAATGGCTGGAAGCGGCGCGGCGCCGGGGGCCCGGAGAGGGCTCCGCGGACTGGCTGGCGCGGGCGCTGGGGCGAGCAGGCGTACTGCCTCGCGCGGAAGCGGAGGTGGCCCTGCGCGAGGGGCGCGTGGAGGTGGACGGGCGCGTGGAGCGTGAGCCGTTCGCTCCGGTGCGCCCCGGCCAGCAGGTGCGGGTGGACGGGCGCGTGTGCGCGCTGGAGGCGCCGGTGCTGGCGCTGATGTTCCACAAGCCCGCGGGGCCGGTGGTGCATGGCTCGGACCCCGAAGGGGTGGGCACCGTCTTCGAGCGCCTGCGAGCGGTGCTGCCCGAGACGCTGAGCGGCTACGAGTGGCTCGCGGTGGGCCGGTTGGACCGGGACACCACCGGCGTGTTGCTCTTCACCAACGACGAGCGGCTGGTGCGGCACGGGACTTCGCCCCAGACCCACCTGGCCAAGCGCTACGTGGCGCGGGTGGAGGGGCAGCCCGCGGAGGCCACGCTCCAGCGACTGCGCGAGGGACTGGTGCTGGAGGATGGCCCCACGCGGCCCGCCGGGGCGCGGCTGCGTGCGCCGGACGTGGTGGAGCTGACGCTCACGGAGGGGCGGCACCACCAGGTGAAGCGGATGCTCGCGGAGGTAGGGCACCCGGTGCTCGCACTGCACCGGGAGGCCGTGGGTGGCGTGGTGCTGGACGTGCCCGAGGGCGCCTGTCGGCTGCTGCGGGAGGAGGAGGTGCGGGAAGGGCTGGGGTTCCGGGCATGA
- a CDS encoding phage holin family protein, which translates to MDPTIPRSNGDGFRAHVDDASDTRGVSPDTSFGGRGFGELFSEFMEQARRLMRAEFTLARAELRSEAKKASAGAGLMAGGAVVLLLGAFTFVAFLVAALAELMPVWASALIVAVLLLAVGGAVAWAGLGRLKRVHGPQRTIQTLKEDGQWASRTAHSMKSQMHGHA; encoded by the coding sequence ATGGATCCAACGATTCCACGAAGTAACGGCGACGGGTTCAGAGCCCACGTCGATGACGCCTCGGACACCCGAGGCGTCAGTCCCGACACGAGCTTCGGGGGACGCGGCTTCGGTGAGCTGTTCTCCGAGTTCATGGAGCAGGCCCGCCGCCTGATGCGCGCGGAGTTCACCCTCGCGCGGGCGGAGCTGCGCTCGGAAGCGAAGAAGGCGTCGGCGGGCGCGGGCCTGATGGCGGGCGGCGCCGTGGTGTTGCTCCTCGGAGCCTTCACCTTCGTCGCCTTCCTCGTGGCCGCGCTGGCCGAGCTGATGCCGGTCTGGGCGTCGGCGCTCATCGTGGCGGTGTTGCTGCTGGCAGTGGGCGGCGCAGTGGCCTGGGCCGGACTCGGGCGGCTGAAGCGGGTCCACGGACCTCAACGGACGATTCAAACCCTCAAGGAGGATGGGCAATGGGCGAGCAGGACCGCGCACTCCATGAAATCGCAGATGCACGGGCACGCCTGA
- a CDS encoding threonine/serine exporter family protein produces the protein MCAAVAVPPELSASLSPPPPGPAVAFALRLAQALHRYGTPAHRLEGLMQRVSERLGLEGRFFSTPTSLFSSFGPPESLRTSLIRVEPGDLDLERLTLLDVLADDVIQGRLTPVEGASKVEAILALPERYGPGLQLLSWTLAGGAAGRLFGGGLREVAVAALSSLLIGTLGALTRRQPTTARVLEPVAGIFSSALAVLAASVMGPLSVKVATVAGIIVLLPGLSLTVAINELATRHLISGTSRLTGAALVFLQLGFGVALGSRLAMLLPPPAPIPLPPALPMWTQLVALALSTVALGILFRARPRDWGWIAAACTFAFAGSRLGALLLGPQLGAFVGALLLGIASNALARLRNLPAVTTLVPGLMLLVPGSVGFHSLSSLLERDVVAGVDTAFTMLMVSVALAAGLLSANALVPSRKVL, from the coding sequence ATGTGCGCCGCCGTGGCCGTCCCTCCCGAGCTCTCCGCCTCCCTGAGTCCCCCGCCTCCAGGGCCCGCCGTGGCCTTCGCGCTCCGGCTGGCGCAGGCCCTGCACCGCTACGGCACGCCCGCCCACCGGCTGGAGGGGCTGATGCAGCGCGTGTCCGAGCGGCTGGGACTGGAGGGCCGCTTCTTCTCCACCCCCACCTCCCTCTTCTCCTCCTTCGGCCCGCCGGAGTCGCTGCGCACCAGCCTCATCCGCGTGGAGCCCGGGGACCTGGACCTGGAGCGGCTGACGCTGCTGGACGTGCTGGCGGACGACGTCATCCAGGGCCGGCTCACGCCCGTGGAAGGGGCCTCGAAGGTCGAGGCCATCCTCGCGCTGCCGGAGCGCTACGGCCCCGGGCTCCAGCTGCTGAGCTGGACGCTGGCGGGCGGCGCCGCGGGGCGGCTGTTCGGCGGCGGCCTGCGGGAGGTGGCGGTAGCGGCGCTGAGCAGCCTGCTCATCGGCACGCTGGGCGCACTGACGCGCCGGCAGCCCACCACCGCGCGCGTGCTGGAGCCGGTGGCGGGCATCTTCTCCTCCGCCCTCGCCGTGCTGGCCGCGAGCGTGATGGGCCCGCTGTCCGTGAAGGTGGCCACCGTGGCCGGCATCATCGTCCTGCTGCCCGGCCTGTCCCTGACGGTGGCCATCAACGAGCTGGCCACCCGCCACCTCATCTCCGGCACCTCCCGGCTCACCGGGGCGGCGCTGGTGTTCCTGCAGCTGGGCTTCGGCGTCGCGCTGGGAAGCCGGCTGGCGATGCTGCTGCCCCCGCCGGCCCCCATCCCGCTGCCCCCGGCGCTGCCCATGTGGACCCAGCTCGTGGCGCTGGCCCTGTCCACCGTGGCGCTGGGCATCCTCTTCCGCGCCCGTCCGCGCGACTGGGGCTGGATTGCCGCGGCGTGTACCTTCGCCTTCGCGGGCTCGCGGCTGGGGGCCCTGCTGCTGGGGCCGCAGCTGGGCGCCTTCGTGGGGGCGCTGCTCCTGGGCATCGCCAGCAACGCCCTGGCGCGCTTGCGCAACCTGCCCGCCGTCACCACCCTGGTGCCGGGCCTCATGCTGCTGGTGCCCGGCAGCGTCGGCTTCCACAGCCTGTCCTCCCTGCTGGAGCGGGACGTGGTGGCCGGGGTGGACACGGCCTTCACCATGCTGATGGTGTCCGTGGCGCTGGCGGCGGGCCTGCTGTCCGCCAACGCCCTGGTGCCCTCGCGCAAGGTGCTCTGA
- a CDS encoding DoxX family protein, producing MPSFESTEFTLWLLQALCAVFLAILFLQSGLDKVFDWKGNLGWLTGHFAKSPLRGMVPLMLGTLTVMEVAAGALSAAGLVALVATGSATLAFWGALLSAVSLVALFFGQRMAKDYAGAGGLVHYFLLTLVAVYVTRLH from the coding sequence ATGCCGTCCTTCGAATCGACCGAGTTCACCCTCTGGCTGCTGCAGGCGCTCTGCGCGGTCTTCCTCGCCATCCTCTTCCTCCAGTCCGGCCTGGACAAGGTGTTCGACTGGAAGGGCAACCTCGGCTGGCTCACCGGCCACTTCGCCAAGAGTCCCCTGCGAGGCATGGTGCCGCTGATGCTGGGCACCCTCACCGTGATGGAGGTGGCGGCTGGCGCGCTCAGCGCGGCGGGGCTGGTGGCCCTGGTGGCCACCGGGAGCGCGACGCTGGCCTTCTGGGGCGCGCTGCTGTCCGCGGTGTCGCTGGTGGCCCTCTTCTTCGGCCAGCGCATGGCCAAGGACTACGCGGGCGCCGGTGGGCTGGTGCACTACTTCCTGCTGACGCTGGTGGCGGTGTACGTCACCCGCCTGCACTGA
- a CDS encoding AI-2E family transporter — MASELTARRIFTGLILLSIFLLALVIRPFAEAFFLAAVLAATFYGLHKRLTRRLRGRSHLSSGILCTTVVLALLLPLGGLTAFIVTEVSEGAQFVSQTVQREGVSGLVEKLPGPVRGAANSVMKRLPVGEQNLDQTIQEQVSSQGGTAAKAVTGAVAATGSIAFQTIMMLIALFFFFTDGAKLVDWVESVSPLRRGQTREIMREFRSVSGAVLLSSVATAGVQAVAALVGFLIARVPAPLFFAGVAFFLALIPMVGAAVVVLVAAALMFFSGHPWAALFLAIWGTVVVGLVDNVVKPLLAKRGMHQHGAIVFFALLGGLAAFGTVGLLLGPLIVAFFLTLVRIWERDYGRSTPRAGDPATPGPGSTGDGGRAPMVRSEATGEHVPLSPSGESH, encoded by the coding sequence ATGGCTTCCGAGCTGACCGCCCGCCGGATCTTCACCGGCCTGATCCTCCTCTCCATCTTCCTGCTGGCCCTCGTCATCCGGCCCTTCGCGGAGGCCTTCTTCCTGGCTGCCGTGCTGGCGGCGACGTTCTACGGCCTGCACAAGCGGCTGACCCGGCGCCTGCGGGGCCGCAGCCACCTGTCTTCCGGCATCCTCTGCACGACCGTGGTCCTGGCCCTGCTGCTGCCCCTGGGCGGCCTGACGGCATTCATCGTCACCGAGGTGTCGGAGGGCGCACAGTTCGTCTCCCAGACGGTGCAGCGCGAGGGCGTCAGCGGGCTGGTGGAGAAGCTGCCCGGGCCCGTGCGCGGGGCGGCCAACAGCGTGATGAAGCGGCTGCCGGTGGGGGAGCAGAACCTGGACCAGACCATCCAGGAGCAGGTGAGCAGCCAGGGTGGCACCGCGGCGAAGGCCGTGACGGGGGCGGTGGCGGCCACGGGCTCCATCGCCTTCCAGACCATCATGATGCTCATCGCGCTGTTCTTCTTCTTCACGGACGGCGCGAAGCTGGTGGACTGGGTGGAGAGCGTGTCACCGCTGCGGCGCGGGCAGACGCGCGAAATCATGCGCGAGTTCCGCAGCGTGTCCGGCGCGGTGCTCCTCTCCTCGGTGGCCACCGCAGGCGTCCAGGCGGTGGCGGCCCTCGTCGGCTTCCTCATCGCCCGGGTGCCCGCCCCGCTGTTCTTCGCGGGCGTGGCCTTCTTCCTGGCGCTCATCCCGATGGTGGGCGCGGCCGTCGTGGTGCTGGTCGCCGCGGCGCTGATGTTCTTCAGCGGGCACCCCTGGGCCGCGCTCTTCCTCGCCATCTGGGGCACGGTGGTGGTGGGCCTGGTGGACAACGTGGTGAAGCCGCTGCTGGCCAAGCGCGGCATGCACCAGCACGGCGCCATCGTCTTCTTCGCGCTGCTCGGCGGCCTGGCCGCGTTCGGCACGGTGGGCCTGCTGCTCGGGCCCCTCATCGTCGCCTTCTTCCTCACCCTGGTCCGCATCTGGGAGCGCGACTACGGGCGCTCCACCCCGCGCGCCGGAGACCCGGCCACGCCGGGTCCGGGCAGCACCGGTGACGGCGGCCGCGCTCCCATGGTGCGCTCGGAGGCGACGGGCGAGCACGTCCCGCTCTCCCCCTCGGGCGAGAGCCACTGA
- a CDS encoding lamin tail domain-containing protein: MNKTSLAQVQSVWRLCAVALSLALAACGGVEPSVEPAADGAAVETREDALASVRVRLMAANLSSGTGQDYDPGHGIRIFQGTDPDVVMIQEFNYRTNSATDLRAFVDTAFGPGFHYSIEAGAQIPNGVISRWPIIASGEWDDPQVSNRDFAWARIDVPGPKDLWVVSVHLLTTSSSIRNTEASSLVSRIKASIPAGDYLAIGGDFNTGSRTEACFSTFAQVVTTASPYPADRNGNTNTNAGRNSPYDHVLVDSDLRQYQTAVVIGSSSYSNGLVVDTRVHSPISEISPAVSGDSGASGMQHMGVIKDFLIPSDTGTGGITVTSPNGGESWTAGSARTISWSASGVTNVRVEYTLNGSTWSTVSSSTSASAGSIAWTVPSTASTAARVRVSDAANASISDTSNGAFTITTGGGGGTGRVIVNEVMVNEPGSDTAGEFVELVNVGTGTVDLSGWTVSDAALSRHTFPSGTTLAAGKAVVVFGGAAGIPTGTPGAVAASTGTLGLSNSGDTVTLTNASGTAVDTATVGSGVSGTDGVSANRSPDTTAGAAFVLHTGVSSLTSSPGRRASGAAF, from the coding sequence ATCAACAAGACTTCCCTGGCGCAGGTGCAGTCGGTATGGCGGCTGTGCGCCGTCGCGCTCTCCCTGGCACTCGCGGCCTGCGGAGGCGTGGAGCCTTCGGTGGAGCCCGCCGCGGACGGCGCCGCCGTCGAGACGCGCGAGGACGCGCTGGCCAGCGTGCGCGTGCGGCTGATGGCGGCCAACCTCAGCAGCGGCACGGGACAGGACTACGACCCGGGCCACGGCATCCGCATCTTCCAGGGCACGGACCCCGACGTGGTGATGATTCAGGAGTTCAACTACAGGACGAACTCCGCCACCGACCTGCGCGCCTTCGTGGACACCGCGTTCGGCCCGGGCTTCCACTACTCCATCGAGGCCGGCGCCCAGATTCCGAACGGAGTCATCAGCCGCTGGCCCATCATCGCCTCGGGCGAGTGGGATGACCCGCAGGTCTCCAACCGCGACTTCGCCTGGGCGCGCATCGACGTGCCGGGCCCGAAGGACCTGTGGGTGGTGAGCGTGCACCTGCTGACGACGAGCAGCAGCATTCGCAACACCGAGGCCTCCAGCCTGGTCAGCCGCATCAAGGCCAGCATCCCGGCCGGGGACTACCTGGCCATCGGCGGCGACTTCAACACCGGCAGCCGCACCGAGGCGTGCTTCAGCACCTTCGCCCAGGTGGTGACGACCGCCAGCCCGTACCCGGCGGACCGCAACGGCAACACCAACACCAACGCGGGCCGCAACTCGCCGTATGACCACGTGCTGGTGGACAGCGACCTGCGCCAGTACCAGACGGCGGTGGTCATCGGGAGCAGCTCCTACTCCAACGGGCTGGTGGTGGACACGCGCGTGCACTCGCCCATCTCCGAGATTTCCCCCGCCGTTTCAGGGGACAGCGGCGCGTCCGGCATGCAGCACATGGGCGTCATCAAGGACTTCCTCATCCCCAGCGACACGGGGACGGGCGGAATCACCGTGACGTCGCCCAACGGCGGCGAGAGCTGGACGGCGGGCAGCGCGCGGACGATTTCCTGGTCCGCCTCCGGCGTGACGAACGTGAGGGTGGAGTACACCCTGAATGGCTCCACCTGGAGCACGGTGTCCTCGAGCACCTCCGCGTCGGCCGGGAGCATCGCGTGGACGGTGCCTTCCACCGCCAGCACCGCGGCGCGCGTGCGCGTCAGCGACGCGGCCAACGCCAGCATCAGCGACACCAGCAACGGGGCCTTCACCATCACCACCGGCGGCGGCGGCGGGACGGGCAGGGTCATCGTCAACGAGGTGATGGTCAACGAGCCGGGCTCGGACACCGCCGGCGAGTTCGTGGAGCTGGTGAACGTGGGCACCGGCACGGTGGACCTGAGCGGCTGGACGGTGTCGGACGCGGCGCTGTCCCGGCACACCTTCCCGAGCGGCACCACCCTGGCGGCGGGCAAGGCGGTGGTGGTGTTCGGCGGGGCCGCTGGCATTCCCACGGGCACCCCGGGCGCGGTGGCCGCGTCCACGGGCACGCTGGGCCTGTCCAACAGCGGCGACACGGTGACGCTGACGAACGCGTCCGGCACGGCGGTGGACACCGCGACGGTGGGCTCGGGCGTGAGCGGCACGGACGGCGTGTCCGCCAACCGCAGCCCGGACACCACCGCCGGTGCGGCCTTCGTGCTGCACACCGGCGTGTCCAGCCTCACGTCGTCGCCGGGCCGTCGCGCCAGCGGCGCGGCGTTCTGA
- a CDS encoding YqaA family protein gives MPDPSTLSAWGLPGLFFVAMMAGSVVPVPSEAVLAALIYGGTAPVMAVTVATVGNVLGALTLYALGRWVAGGGGGALGRWYTRRRAKEGPRMERVEARVRTWGAPALLMSWMPVVGDAFVIAGGMLGVRPLPFVLFVTLGKGLRYLFVALSTAAAL, from the coding sequence ATGCCCGACCCGTCCACGCTTTCCGCCTGGGGGCTCCCCGGCCTCTTCTTCGTCGCCATGATGGCGGGCTCCGTGGTGCCGGTGCCCTCGGAGGCGGTGCTCGCCGCGCTCATCTACGGAGGGACGGCTCCCGTCATGGCCGTGACGGTGGCCACCGTGGGCAACGTGCTGGGCGCGCTCACGCTGTATGCGCTGGGCCGGTGGGTGGCGGGCGGGGGAGGTGGGGCGCTGGGGCGGTGGTACACGCGCCGGCGCGCGAAGGAGGGCCCGCGCATGGAGCGTGTCGAGGCCCGGGTGCGCACCTGGGGCGCGCCCGCGCTGCTGATGTCGTGGATGCCGGTGGTGGGCGATGCCTTCGTCATCGCCGGCGGCATGCTGGGCGTCAGGCCGCTGCCCTTCGTCCTCTTCGTCACACTCGGCAAGGGGCTGCGCTACCTCTTCGTCGCGCTGTCCACGGCCGCGGCCCTGTAG